The Anabas testudineus chromosome 11, fAnaTes1.2, whole genome shotgun sequence genome has a segment encoding these proteins:
- the fhl3b gene encoding four and a half LIM domains protein 3b encodes MSDRFDCKNCNESLYGRKYIQVEDNPHCIPCYDRLHANTCQECKEIISHNAKELFYENRHYHEHCFRCFRCDRSLADEPFTNQDDALVCSDCYCNEFSSKCVACDKTVMPGSRMLEYAGSQWHEDCFVCQGCEKPIGAESFIPDKNAYYCVPCYEGRFAPQCSHCKKPLTKGGVTYKDEVWHRECFFCTGCKTPLAGQPFTSQGDTPYCVKCFSSLYAKKCAGCNTAITGFGDGKYVSFEDRQWHQPCFKCSRCSVSLVGSGFFPDRDLILCTDCNNDD; translated from the exons ATGAGCGACCGATTCGACTGCAAAAACTGCAACGAGTCCCTGTACGGACGCAAATACATCCAGGTGGAGGACAACCCTCACTGCATCCCCTGCTACGACCGGCTGCATGCCAACACCTGCCAGGAATGTAAAGAAATCATCAGTCACAATGCCAAG gaGCTCTTCTATGAGAACAGACACTACCACGAGCACTGCTTTCGCTGTTTCCGCTGCGACCGCTCTCTGGCAGACGAGCCCTTCACCAACCAGGATGATGCGCTGGTGTGCAGTGACTGCTACTGCAACGAGTTTTCCTCCAAGTGTGTGGCCTGCGACAAGACAGTCATGCCAG GGTCAAGGATGTTGGAGTACGCTGGCTCCCAGTGGCACGAGGACTGTTTTGTGTGTCAGGGCTGCGAGAAGCCGATCGGTGCTGAGTCCTTCATCCCAGACAAAAACGCCTACTACTGTGTGCCGTGCTACGAGGGCAGGTTTGCTCCTCAGTGCAGCCACTGCAAAAAG ccTCTGACTAAAGGAGGGGTGACCTACAAGGACGAGGTCTGGCACAGAGAGTGTTTTTTCTGCACGGGCTGCAAAACTCCATTGGCTGGTCAACCGTTCACCTCGCAGGGAGACACTCCGTATTGTGTCAAGTGTTTCAGCAGCCTCTATGCCAAAAAGTGTGCAGGCTGCAACACGGCAATCACAG GGTTTGGAGATGGAAAGTACGTTTCTTTTGAGGACCGACAGTGGCACCAGCCATGCTTCAAGTGTTCTCGCTGCTCCGTGTCGCTGGTGGGCTCCGGTTTCTTCCCCGACCGTGACCTGATACTGTGTACAGACTGCAACAACGACGACTGA
- the rragcb gene encoding ras-related GTP binding Cb encodes MSLQCDEPGLTGSYGVVGSFPKSFGYGVEEPDLEESSTSADQPRILLMGLRRSGKSSIQKVVFHKMSPNETLFLESTNKIYKDDISSSSFVNFQIWDFPGQVDFFDPTFDSEMIFKGAGALIFVIDAQDDYVEALGRLHLTVSRAYKVNPDINFAVFIHKVDGLSDDHKIETQRDIHQRANDDLADASLEKVHLSFYLTSIYDHSIFEAFSKVVQKLIPQLPTLENLLNIFISHSGIEKAFLFDVVSKIYIATDSSPVDMQSYELCCDMIDVVIDVSCIYGLMEDGSGCAYDKESLAIIKLNNTTVLYLKEVTKFLALVCILREESFERKGLIEYNFHCFRKAIHEVFEVGADWRPACSSGSGLSGLKYAALNGSAV; translated from the exons ATGTCTCTCCAGTGTGACGAGCCCGGCTTAACGGGAAGTTACGGTGTCGTGGGGTCGTTTCCCAAAAGTTTTGGCTACGGGGTGGAGGAGCCCGACCTGGAGGAGAGCTCCACATCAGCTGATCAGCCGAGGATACTGCTGATGGGTCTGAGGCGAAGCGGAAAGTCATCCATTCAAAAG GTTGTATTTCACAAGATGTCACCCAATGAGACTTTATTCCTGGAGAGCACCAACAAAATCTACAAGGACGACATCTCCAGCAGCTCCTTTGTCAACTTCCAGATCTGGGACTTTCCTGGTCAGGTGGACTTCTTTGACCCAACCTTTGACAGCGAGATGATCTTCAAGGGAGCTGGTGCCTTGATTTTTGTCATTGATGCTCAG GATGACTACGTCGAAGCTCTTGGGCGGTTACATCTCACGGTGTCTAGAGCTTACAAAGTGAATCCAGACATCAACTTTGCAGTGTTCATTCATAAAGTAGACGGTTTGTCAGATGACcacaaaatagaaacacaaagagacattCATCAGAGGGCCAATGACGACTTAGCCGACGCCAGCCTGGAGAAAGTTCACCTCAG CTTCTATTTGACCAGTATCTACGACCACTCCATATTCGAGGCCTTCAGTAAGGTCGTCCAGAAGCTCATTCCTCAGTTACCGACGCTGGAGAACCTTTTGAACATCTTCATAtct CATTCTGGGATCGAGAAGGCTTTCCTGTTTGATGTTGTTAGCAAGATTTACATCGCCACAGACAGCTCTCCTGTGGACATGCAGTCCTACGAACTCTGCTGCGATATGATAGATGTTGTCATCGATGTCTCCTGCATTTACGG GCTGATGGAGGATGGCAGTGGCTGTGCCTATGACAAGGAGTCTTTGGCTATCATCAAGCTCAACAACACAACCGTGCTTTATTTGAAAGAGGTCACAAAGTTCCTCGCTCTGGTCTGCATCCTCAGAGAAGAGAGCTTCGAGAGGAAAG GTTTGATAGAATATAACTTTCACTGTTTCCGAAAAGCCATCCACGAAGTGTTTGAAGTTGGCGCCGACTGGAGACCAGCGTGCTCGTCCGGCAGCGGCTTGAGCGGTTTAAAATATGCTGCACTGAACGGAAGTGCAGTTTAA
- the ppt1 gene encoding palmitoyl-protein thioesterase 1: protein MTATLLCFLLAAPVLLVAGSPVHDSNNKTVPLVLWHGMGDSCCNPLSMGAIKKMVEEEIPGIYVLSLMIGKNVVEDTENGFFKDVNEQVSMVCTQLAKDPQLKGGYNAMGFSQGAQFLRAVAQRCPSPPMKNLISVGGQHQGVYGLPRCPGEHSAICDMIRKALNSGAYSDLVQKHLVQAQYWHDPLNDDLYKKHSLFLADINQERGVNETYKKNLQLLEKFVMVKFLQDTVVDPVDSEWFGFLKTGQAKETETLQESVLYKEDRLGLAAMDKAKKLVFLASKGDHLQFTNEWFNANLLPYLR, encoded by the exons ATGACAGCTACCCTCCTGTGTTTCCTCCTTGCTGCTCCAGTGCTGCTGGTCGCTGGCAGCCCAGTACATGACTCTAACAACAAGACTGTACCGCTGGTGTTGTGGCATGGGATGG GCGACAGCTGTTGTAACCCTCTCAGCATGGGGGCGATAAAGAAGATGGTCGAGGAGGAGATCCCCGGCATTTACGTTCTCTCACTGATGATTGGGAAAAATGTCGTAGAG GACACAGAAAATGGGTTTTTCAAGGATGTGAATGAGCAGGTGTCCATGGTTTGCACTCAGCTGGCCAAGGACCCACAGTTGAAGGGAGGATACAACGCTATGGGCTTCTCCCAGGGCGCTCAGTTCCT GAGAGCTGTGGCTCAGCGCTGTCCCTCCCCACCAATGAAAAACCTGATCTCTGTTGGAGGCCAGCACCAAG GAGTGTACGGGCTGCCTCGATGTCCTGGAGAGCACTCTGCAATCTGTGACATGATACGCAAAGCTCTGAACAGTGGCGCCTACTCTGACCTGGTCCAGAAACA CCTGGTGCAGGCACAGTACTGGCACGACCCCTTAAATGATGACCTGTACAAGAAGCACAGTCTCTTCCTGGCTGACATCAATCAGGAGAGG GGTGTAAACGAGACTTATAAGAAGAAtcttcagctgctggaaaaGTTTGTCATGGTCAAGTTCCTGCAGGACACTGTTGTGGATCCTGTTGATTCTGAG TGGTTCGGCTTCCTGAAAACTGGTCAGgctaaagagacagagacactacaGGAGAGTGTTCTCTACAAAGAg GATCGTCTGGGCCTGGCAGCGATGGACAAGGCTAAAAAGCTGGTTTTTCTAGCCTCTAAGGGAGACCACCTCCAGTTCACCAACGAGTGGTTTAATGCCAACCTGCTGCCTTATTTACGTTAA
- the cap1 gene encoding adenylyl cyclase-associated protein 1, producing the protein MAELAGLVQRLEVAVGRLEAMSSGSGGSTGAGVSVYVEAFDQIVSGPVAEYISLSQKIGGDVQKHADMMKQAFSSQRQLLVTASSSQKPSDAVLTTLLQPVSKAIQQVQGFREQNRTSPFFNHLSAVSESVPALGWVAMAPKPCPYVKEMQDAAMFYTNRVLKDYKEKDKTHVDWVKAYVNIWTELQNYIKEHHTTGLTWSKTGSIASASAAPPSAPAGGCPPPPPPGPPPPPVDLSGPSSGGGDSGADNRNALFASINKGADITKGLKHVSDAQKTHKNPALKGQGAPVRTGPKPFSSAAPRPAASATPTRTLPPVLELEGKKWKVENQENAQNLVISDTELKQVVYAFKCNKSTLQVKGKINSITLDNCKKTGLVFDDVVGIVEIINCKDVKVQVLGKVPTISINKTDGCHVYLSKDSLECEIISAKSSEMNILVPKKDGEFTEIPVPEQFKTVWDGQKLVTTATEIAG; encoded by the exons ATGGCAGAGTTGGCAGGTCTGGTGCAGCGGCTGGAGGTGGCAGTGGGCCGCCTGGAGGCCATGTCTAGTGGCTCTGGAGGCAGCACGGGGGCAG GTGTATCGGTGTACGTCGAGGCCTTTGATCAGATCGTCAGTGGTCCTGTGGCCGAGTACATTTCCCTCAGCCAGAAGATCGGAGGCGATGTCCAGAAACAT GCAGACATGATGAAGCAGGCATTCTCTAGTCAGAGACAACTCCTCGTAACAGCATCCTCTTCCCAGAAACCCTCTGAT GCAGTCTTGACGACTCTCCTGCAGCCGGTGTCCAAAGCAATCCAACAGGTTCAGGGGTTTCGCGAGCAGAACCGCACCTCGCCGTTCTTCAACCACCTCTCTGCTGTCAGCGAGAGCGTGCCTGCCCTCGGATGGGTCGCCATG GCTCCTAAACCATGCCCCTATGTTAAAGAGATGCAGGATGCCGCCATGTTCTACACTAACCGTGTTCTCAAGGACTACAAGGAGAA GGACAAGACGCATGTGGACTGGGTGAAAGCCTATGTCAACATCTGGACTGAGCTTCAAAACTACATCAAAGAACACCACACCACTGGACTGACCTGGAGCAAGACT GGATCCATAGCTTCAGCTTCTGCAGCTCCCCCCAGTGCTCCTGCTGGTGGATGTCCTCCCCCGCCTCCCCCTGGACCTCCCCCACCCCCAGTGGACTTGAGCGGACCTTCAAGCGGCGGTGGCGATTCTGGTGCCGACAATCGTAACGCTTTGTTCGCTTCCATTAACAAGGGAGCCGACATCACAAAAG GACTGAAGCATGTGAGCGACGCCCAGAAGACCCACAAGAATCCTGCCCTGAAAGGTCAGGGTGCTCCAGTGCGCACCGGACCAAAACCTTTCTCATCCGCTGCCCCCCGACCTGCTGCATCTGCCACTCCAACCCGCACACTGCCCCCTGTTCTGGAGCTGGAAGGGAAGAAGTGGAAAGTG GAAAACCAGGAAAATGCACAGAACCTGGTGATCAGCGACACCGAGCTGAAGCAAGTGGTTTATGCTTTCAAGTGTAACAAGAGCACACTGCAGGTCAAGGGAAAAATCAACTCCATCACTTTAG acAACTGTAAGAAAACAGGCCTGGTGTTTGATGACGTTGTGGGAATTGTGGAGATCATCAACTGCAAGGATGTCAAAGTCCAg GTCTTGGGTAAGGTCCCCACCATCTCCATCAACAAGACGGACGGTTGCCATGTTTACCTGAGCAAGGACTCTCTGGAGTGCGAAATCATCAGCGCTAAGAGCTCAGAGATGAACATCCTGGTACCCAAAAAAGACGGAGAATTT aCGGAGATTCCTGTTCCCGAGCAGTTCAAGACTGTCTGGGATGGCCAGAAGCTTGTTACCACAGCAACAGAGATCGCTGGTTAA